The Amycolatopsis sp. QT-25 genomic sequence GGGGGAGCAGGGAAAGCCGTCTTTGCAGGGCATCGGCCACCCCGGGTGCGATGGTCTCGGCGGAACCGCCGCTGTGCCAGAGCCGTGCGGTCTGCTCGACGAAGAACGGGTTGCCGCCGGTGCGGCGATGGACCTCGGCGACCAGTGCGTCGTCGGGCGCCGTGCCCGCCGTCCTGGCCATGAGCGTGCCGACCTCGTCCGGTTCGAGGCCGGTGAGCGTGACCGAGGTGGCCTTCGCGAGCAAGGGCAGCATGAGCGAGCGAAGCGGGTGATCGGTCGCCTCGACCTCCACGTCCCGGTACGTGCCGATCAGCAGCAACCGTTCGAACCAGGTGTGCTGCGCGGCGAACTCGAGCAGCCGCAGCGACGCGGCGTCGGCCCAGTGCAGATCGTCGAGCACCACCACGATCGGCTGCTCCTGGGAGGCGGCCACCAGCACGCTCGTCACCGCGTCGTACAGCCGGAAGCCGTCCGCGGCACCGTCGCCGCGAGCCTCACCGAGCAGGACGTCCAACTCGCTGTCGGCCATCGCGGCCCAGCGCCCCTGCCCGACCGCGCGCCGCAACCCGCGGATCACCTGGGTCCACGGCCAGTAGCCCGGCGCGCTGGCGGAGTCCCAGCAGGACCCGTTGAGCACCAGGGCACCGAGGCGTTTCGCCTCTTCGGCGGCGCCGGTGACGAGCGTGGTCTTGCCGATCCCGGCCTCGCCGGTGACCAGCACCAGCCCGCCGTGGCTTTCGGCGGCACGGGCGATCTCCGCGCGGAGCACCCCCGCGGGATGGTCACGTCCGATGAGCGCGGCTGACATGTCCGAATCCTCCCAGTAAGGTCCGACAATCTCACGACGCGCACCCCCATGTCAGGCCTTCTCTCCGGTTCATCGTGACCGACAGTGACCGACGTCTCGCGGCCGTCGGGAACCCCACGTGGCGAAAAGCCGACTTCCTGGGCGTGACCGATCGAGTGGGACGGCGGGTGGACGGCCGTCGAAATTCCGGCGCCGCCGGCGGAAGGCGACCTGTTGTGCCAGGTCAGGTGGTCGGCGGCTGGAGTAGGGTGCGGGATATGGGGAGCATTCGCTCGCGCGTGTTGGCTTGGCTCGGCCGCCGCTACCTCGCGCGTCAGCAGAAGAACGGGTTCGACCTGTCCAAGATGTCGATCATCCCGGACAACGCGCTGCTACCGCTCAAGCGCGACGGTCTCGACCCGGTGGCCGAGCTGGGCCGGATCCGCGCGACGGAGCCGATCAGCAAGCTCGACCTGCCGTTCGGGATGAACGGCTGGCTGGTCACCGGCTACGACGAGGCCAAGGCCGTGCTCGGCAAGGTGAGCGAGTTCAGCAACGACTTCACGAACCTGGTCGGGAACGCGGGCGTGACCGAGGACCAGAACCCCGGCGGGCTCGGCTTCGCCGATCCGCCGGTGCACACCCGGCTGCGGCGGCTGCTCACGCCGGAGTTCACCATGCGACGGCTCTCCCGGCTGACGCCGCGGATCGACGAGATCGTCGCCGACCAGCTCGACGCGATGGGGAAGGCGGACGGCCCTGTCGACCTGTGGGAGTCCTTCGCGCTGCCGATCCCGTCGCTGACGATCTGTGAGCTGCTGGGTGTCCCGTATGAGGACCGCGACGACTTCCAGCGGCTGAGCACCGCGCGGTTCGACCTCTTCGGCGGCGCGAGCGCGTCACTCGGCGCGATGACGGAGTCACTGTCCTATTTGGACGACGTCGTCCAGAAGCAGCGCGAGAACCCGGGCGACGGCCTGCTCGGCATGCTCATCAAGGACCACGGCGACGAAATCGACGACCGCGAGCTGGCAGGCCTCGCCGACGGCGTGCTGACCGGTGGCCTGGAGACCACGGCGAGCATGCTCGCGCTCGGCGCGCTCGTGCTGCTCAAGGATCGCGAGCTGGTCGAGGCCGTGCGCGGCGACGACGAGGCCGTGCACAAGTTCGTCGAGGAGCTGCTGCGATACCTGACGGTCGTGCAGATGGCCTTCCCGCGCTTCGCCAAAGAGGACATGGAGGTCGACGGCGTCCGGATCGCGAAGGGCGACATCGTGCTGGTCTCCCTCAGCGTCGCGAACCGGGACGGCGTCCTCGGCGAGGACATGGAGAAGTTCGACGCGACCCGCGAGCCGACGTCGCATCTCGCGTTCGGCTGGGGCATCCATCGGTGCATCGGGGCCGAACTGGCCAGGATGGAACTGCGCACCGCCTACCCCGCCCTGGTCCGCCGGTTCCCGGAGATGCGGCTGGCGATCGAACCGGAGGCGGTGGGCTTCCGGCAGGTCTCGATCGTCTACGGCGTCGACGCGCTGCCCGTGCTGCTGAAGTGATCCTCAGGCGACTCCTCTCGGACGGAACTGGATGCTGATCCTCGGGCCGACCGGTTTGGCGGTTTTGGGGACGGCGTGTTCCCACGTCCGCTGGCAACTGCCGCCCATGACGATCAGGTCGCCGTGGCCGAGGGCGTGCCGGACGGTCTCGCCTTCGCCACGCGGGCGCAGCGCCAGCTGCCGGGCGGCGCCGACCGAGACGATCGCGACCATGGTGTCTTCGGTGCGTGAGCGGCCGGTGTCGTCGCCGTGCCAGGCGACACTGTCGCGCCCGTCCCGGTAGAAGCACAGACCGGAGGTCACGAACGGCTCGCCGAGCTCGTCGGCGTAGTGCGCGGAGAGCTTCTCCCTCGCCTCTGTGAGGATCGGGTGGGGGAGCGGCATGCCCTCCCGGTAATGGCCGAGCAGCCGGGGGACGGCGACGACACGGTCGTAC encodes the following:
- a CDS encoding cytochrome P450, with the translated sequence MGSIRSRVLAWLGRRYLARQQKNGFDLSKMSIIPDNALLPLKRDGLDPVAELGRIRATEPISKLDLPFGMNGWLVTGYDEAKAVLGKVSEFSNDFTNLVGNAGVTEDQNPGGLGFADPPVHTRLRRLLTPEFTMRRLSRLTPRIDEIVADQLDAMGKADGPVDLWESFALPIPSLTICELLGVPYEDRDDFQRLSTARFDLFGGASASLGAMTESLSYLDDVVQKQRENPGDGLLGMLIKDHGDEIDDRELAGLADGVLTGGLETTASMLALGALVLLKDRELVEAVRGDDEAVHKFVEELLRYLTVVQMAFPRFAKEDMEVDGVRIAKGDIVLVSLSVANRDGVLGEDMEKFDATREPTSHLAFGWGIHRCIGAELARMELRTAYPALVRRFPEMRLAIEPEAVGFRQVSIVYGVDALPVLLK
- a CDS encoding alpha-ketoglutarate-dependent dioxygenase AlkB, whose product is MTPALQTSLFGECAALGLGSLDGIRRTELTRGAWIDVLPGWLTGADELFTRLAEDVPWHAERRQMYDRVVAVPRLLGHYREGMPLPHPILTEAREKLSAHYADELGEPFVTSGLCFYRDGRDSVAWHGDDTGRSRTEDTMVAIVSVGAARQLALRPRGEGETVRHALGHGDLIVMGGSCQRTWEHAVPKTAKPVGPRISIQFRPRGVA